A single region of the Pseudomonas mandelii genome encodes:
- a CDS encoding Dps family protein codes for MAIDIGISEEDRKSIVDGLSRLLSDTYVLYLKTHNFHWNVTGPMFRTLHLMFEEQYNELALAVDSIAERIRALGFPAPGAYSIYERLSSIKEEAGVPSAEDMIKQLVDGQEAVTRTARGIFPLLEKVSDEPTADLLTQRMQVHEKTAWMLRSLLDQ; via the coding sequence ATGGCAATCGATATCGGTATCAGTGAAGAGGACCGCAAGTCCATCGTTGACGGGCTTTCGCGTCTGCTGTCGGACACTTATGTGCTGTATTTGAAAACTCATAACTTTCATTGGAACGTCACCGGTCCCATGTTTCGGACCCTGCACCTGATGTTCGAGGAGCAATACAACGAGTTGGCCCTGGCCGTCGATTCGATTGCCGAGCGCATTCGCGCCCTCGGGTTTCCTGCCCCCGGCGCCTATTCGATTTATGAGCGGCTGTCTTCTATTAAAGAAGAAGCCGGTGTGCCGAGCGCTGAAGACATGATCAAGCAGCTTGTCGATGGGCAAGAGGCGGTCACCCGTACCGCCCGCGGAATCTTTCCGCTGCTGGAAAAAGTCAGCGACGAGCCGACGGCTGACCTGCTGACCCAGCGCATGCAAGTCCACGAAAAAACCGCATGGATGCTGCGGTCTCTGCTGGATCAGTAA
- a CDS encoding cold-shock protein gives MLKIVHLLMGAAALLLSFIPSLQPEAAPYLQQPAALYLAFFGLLNLTLAPVIPYWNKGPRHQLQNLVSALLVLAVVLQTLTLLAPMPVIAGQPAVLFSLVAALIAVLLHLAISFYKSSPAAASPSYDMSNRDTGTVKWFNTSKGFGFISRDSGDDIFVHFRAIRGEGHRVLVEGQRVEFSVMNRDKGLQAEDVIAALPRR, from the coding sequence ATGTTGAAAATCGTCCACCTGCTAATGGGCGCAGCAGCTTTGCTGCTGTCCTTCATCCCTAGCCTGCAACCCGAAGCTGCTCCTTACCTGCAACAACCCGCTGCGCTGTACCTGGCCTTTTTCGGCCTGCTTAACCTGACCCTCGCTCCGGTTATCCCTTACTGGAACAAAGGTCCTCGTCACCAACTGCAAAACTTGGTCAGCGCCCTGCTGGTCCTGGCCGTCGTCCTGCAAACCCTGACGTTGCTCGCGCCGATGCCTGTCATCGCCGGTCAACCTGCCGTCCTGTTCAGCCTGGTGGCTGCACTGATCGCCGTTCTCCTGCACCTGGCTATCAGCTTCTACAAATCCTCGCCGGCCGCCGCCTCGCCAAGCTACGACATGAGCAACCGCGATACCGGCACCGTCAAGTGGTTCAACACCTCCAAAGGCTTCGGCTTTATTTCCCGTGATTCCGGCGATGATATTTTCGTGCATTTCCGGGCCATTCGTGGCGAAGGTCACCGTGTTCTGGTTGAAGGCCAGCGCGTGGAGTTCTCTGTCATGAATCGTGACAAAGGGCTGCAAGCCGAAGATGTGATCGCTGCATTGCCGCGTCGCTGA
- a CDS encoding SlyX family protein: MSLEDRVTDLESQLAFQDDTIQSLSDVLATQQRAVERLQLQMAALLKRQEEMAGQFETFEEEAPPPHY; encoded by the coding sequence ATGAGCCTGGAAGATCGCGTTACCGATCTGGAGAGCCAACTGGCGTTTCAGGATGACACCATCCAGTCATTGAGTGATGTGCTGGCAACGCAGCAGCGCGCCGTTGAACGCCTGCAATTGCAGATGGCTGCATTGCTCAAGCGCCAGGAAGAAATGGCCGGGCAGTTCGAAACCTTCGAAGAAGAAGCACCTCCGCCTCATTATTGA
- a CDS encoding HIT domain-containing protein, producing MFALDPRLQQDTLPIGDFPLCRLLLSNDSNYPWFILVPRREDISEIFQLGVADQQQLWQETTALAELLKDSFDADKLNVAALGNVVSQLHMHVIVRKREDAAWPAPVWGKHPAVPYSAAQIAAIRERLRLLLTEHFTFLEG from the coding sequence GTGTTCGCTTTAGATCCACGACTTCAACAAGACACGCTACCGATTGGCGATTTCCCGCTTTGCCGGTTGCTGTTATCCAATGATTCGAACTACCCCTGGTTCATCCTGGTGCCACGCCGTGAAGATATCAGTGAGATATTTCAGTTAGGTGTCGCAGATCAACAGCAGCTGTGGCAGGAAACGACCGCGCTGGCGGAACTGCTCAAGGATTCGTTCGACGCCGACAAGCTGAATGTCGCGGCGCTGGGTAATGTCGTCAGTCAGTTGCACATGCATGTCATTGTGCGCAAGCGTGAGGACGCCGCCTGGCCAGCCCCGGTCTGGGGCAAACACCCGGCCGTGCCTTACAGCGCAGCGCAAATTGCGGCCATTCGCGAGCGCCTGCGTCTGCTGTTAACCGAACATTTCACGTTTCTGGAGGGTTGA